CCGTCTGCAGTGGCTGATCAGACCTCCTTCATTGGCAATAACCACAGCCAAACACCGTCTGCAGTGGCTGATCAGACCTTCTTCATTGGCAGTAGCCACAGCCAAACACCGTCTGCAGTGGCTGATCAGACCTCCTTCATTGGCAATAACCACAGCCAAACACCGTCTGTAGTGGCTGATCAGACCTCCTTCATTGGCAATAACCACAGCCAAACACCGTCTGCAGTGGCTGATCAGACCTCCTTCATTGGCAATAACCACAGCCAAACACCGTCTGCAGTGGCTGATCAGACCTCCTTCATTGGCAATAACCACAGCCAAACACCGTCTGCAGTGGCTGATCAGACCTTCATTGGCAATAACCACAGCCTAACACCATCTGCAGTGGCTGATCAGACCTCCTTCATTGGCAATAACCACAGCCAAACACAGTCTGCAGTGGCTGATCAGACCTCCTTTATTGGCAATAACCACAGCCAAACACCGTCTGCAGTGGCTGATCAGACCTTCATTGGCAGTAACCACAGCCAAACACCGTCTGCAGTGGCTGATCAGACCTCCTTCATTGGCAGTAGCCACAGCCATACACCATCTGCAGTGGCTGATCAGACATTCATTGGCAATAACCACAGCCAAACACCGTCTGCAGTGGCTGATCAGACCTCCTTCATTGGCAATAACCACAGCCAAACACCGTCTGCAGTGGCTGATCAGACCTCCTTCATTGGCAATAACCACAGCCAAACACCGTCTGCAGTGGCTGATCAGACCTCCTTCATTGGCAATAACCACAGCCAAACACCGTCTGCAGTGGCTGATCAGACCTTCATTGGCAATAACCACAGCCAAACACCGTCTGCAGTGGCTGATCAGACCTCCTTCATTGGCAGTAACCACAGCCAAACACCGTCTGCAGTGGCTGATCAGACCTCCTTCATTGGCAGTAACCACAGCCAAACACCGTCTGCAGTGGCTAATCAGACCTCCTTCATTGGCAATAACTGCAGCCAAACATCGTCTGCAGTGGCTGATCGGACCTCCTTCATTGGCAATAACCACAGACAAACAGTGTCTGCAGTGGCTGATCAGACCTCCTTCATTGGCAATAACCACAGCCAAACACCATCTGCAGTGGCTGATCAGACATTCATTGGCAATAACCACAGCCTAACACCATCTGCAGTGGCTGATCAGACCTCCTTTATTGGCAATAACCACAGCCAAACACCGTCTGCAGTGGCTGATCAGACCTCCTTCATTGGCAATAACCACAGCCAAACATCGTCTGCAGTGGCTGATTGGATCTCCTTCATTGGCAATAACCAGAGCCAAACACCGTCTGCAGTAGCTGATCAGACCTCCTTCATTGGCAATAACCACAGCCAGTGTTTGCAGTGTCTGATCAGATCTCCTTCATTGGCAATAACCACAGCCAAACATTTTGCCAATCCCTCTACACAAAGTGCTTTGGTTCCTGTATATTTCTGGGATGTCTTGCTTGAAGGGCCTGTTTCAGATCAGCCAGAGTGATTCAGTGGGACTGAGTTCAGTTGTTCTCACATAGGGAATTTATTCTGTTTGAACTACACTCTTGTCCACTTCTCTGCTGTTTTTGGGATCATTGCATAACCCGACTTTTTCTCAGTTCTGGAACCCAGACAGGCTGTCTGACATTCTGCTGTGGAATATCCTGAAGCAGCTTTCATTGGTTCCTCACCTATTGCAGCTCCCAGGCCCTAAGCCAGCACAGCAGCCCCACACTGTGACCCTCCCGTCACCAGGCTTCACACTGGGCACAAGCCTTTGCTGTTGCTATGCtgtttgctgttttgttttcttcaaacaCAACACAGGGTGTATTTGCCAAAATGTTCAACTTTTATGTCATCTGTCCACAGAAAATTGCCCCAGTAGTGAACTATTCAGGGTGTCTTTAGCAATTGTTTTCTTTTGCGCAGTGGTTTCTGACGTGGTGACCTAATGGGCACTTTTGTAGTTCTTTTGTAGTTAATTTTCTTacggaaaacaaaaaaacaaacattgtgCAAATTAAACCTGTAGATCCTTAGCGGTCACTCTAAGTTCGTCATCACTTGTTTCCTTGGGTCCTTACACTTATCATTGTATGGCGTCATTCCTAGAGAGTGGTAATGGGGCCCAGTATTGTCCATTTctgcactgtcagaaaaaaaggttCTGTACAGTCCTGGAACTGTTTTGTTCCCCTAGGTACCTCTGTAGAAGGCAATAATGTAATAACGGGCAATAACATAATATTTCCAATGTAATACTTTTTACTGAACcaataacaaaataatttttcgcGATAATAGTTAAGATAAAAGTTATGACATTATTGGGAAGTAGTTACATTATTACATCACATTAAGAACAATCCCCACTGGTGCCAAAATGATCcccaaggtgtgtgtgtgtgtgtgtgtgtctatatatacacacacacacacacacacacacagacgctcctctacttacgaatgagacaCGTTCTGAATGGCCGTTCATAATGTGAAATGtacgtaagtcgttattcaacatctttttaagggtatacgcaagtacaaagaactaggatgctgggagttcgcacgctacactgctgcgcggcgggagtagcggccagaagtcgtactaggtggAATTGGCGTGTAGGAAAAAAagttgatgttgcggacaggaaacatgAACATAATTTGGACATGCAATCCTCTACGTTCATATatctgaaagtttgtaagtagaggagccaCTGTgtatgcctaaatatatatatatatatatatatatatatatatatatatatatatatatatatgcctaaacaCAACACACAGTACAAAACGATGTATAGGAATACGCAGAAAAATGGTGGGCATTTGTACATGAAAGGTGTCCATGTCTTCATGTCTTTGTTTGTGCATTTGATGTGTGGTGAGACACAGCAGGTGCAGTAGGTTATACTGCTGGAGGGTTGTGGTTTGTCTGGCACTGTGCATAGTGCTAACAAGGCTGTGATAAAGGAAGGGATGTAAACATGAGAAGGGTTGTTTATGTCATGTACGTAGTCATGCATAGTTATGTAAGGAGTCATTGGTGTTTTTGAATGCTGTCTGGGCATGTGCTATGGCTGGGAGTGAGGGCGATCACAGCAAGTGGAGGCAGTGCAGTGCCTTGCAGCAGGGCCAGTAGCGGCATGGTGAATAAGAGAGGAGGCCATGGGGGGACAGGGTGCcactgtaaatgtaaaggagGAGCATATGGGGGGACAGAGTGCCGCTGTAAATGTAAAGGAGGAGCCCATGGGGGGACAGGGTGCCGCTGTAAATGTAAAGGAGGAGCATATGGGAGGACAGGGTGCcactgtaaatgtaaaggagGAGTATATGGGGGGACAGGGTGCcactgtaaatgtaaaggagGAGCCCATGGGGGGACAGGGTGCCGCTGTAAATGTAAAGGAGGAGCATATGGGAGGACAGGGTGCcactgtaaatgtaaaggagGAGCCCATGGGGGGAAAGGGTACCGCTGTAAATGTAAAGGAGGAGCATATGGGGGGACAGGGTGCcactgtaaatgtaaaggagGAGCCCATGGGGGGACAGGGTGCcactgtaaatgtaaaggagGAGCATATGGGGGGACAGTGTGCCACTGTAAATATAAAGGAGGAGCATATGGGGGGACAGGGTGCCGCTGTAAATGTAAAGGAGGAGCCCATGGGGGGACAGGGTGCcactgtaaatgtaaaggagGAGCCCATGGGGGGACAGGGTGCcactgtaaatgtaaaggagGAGCCCATGGGGGGACAGGGTGCcactgtaaatgtaaaggagGAGCCCATGGGGGGACAGGG
This portion of the Brienomyrus brachyistius isolate T26 unplaced genomic scaffold, BBRACH_0.4 scaffold118, whole genome shotgun sequence genome encodes:
- the LOC125727773 gene encoding uncharacterized protein LOC125727773 isoform X1, which gives rise to MGPPSLAKTQTPSAVADQTSFIGKNHRQTPSAVADQTSFIGNNHSQTPSAVADQTSFIGTNHSQTPSAVADQTSFIGNNHSQTPSAVADQTFFIGSSHSQTPSAVADQTSFIGNNHSQTPSVVADQTSFIGNNHSQTPSAVADQTSFIGNNHSQTPSAVADQTSFIGNNHSQTPSAVADQTFIGNNHSLTPSAVADQTSFIGNNHSQTQSAVADQTSFIGNNHSQTPSAVADQTFIGSNHSQTPSAVADQTSFIGSSHSHTPSAVADQTFIGNNHSQTPSAVADQTSFIGNNHSQTPSAVADQTSFIGNNHSQTPSAVADQTSFIGNNHSQTPSAVADQTFIGNNHSQTPSAVADQTSFIGNNCSQTSSAVADRTSFIGNNHRQTVSAVADQTSFIGNNHSQTPSAVADQTFIGNNHSLTPSAVADQTSFIGNNHSQTPSAVADQTSFIGNNHSQTSSAVADWISFIGNNQSQTPSAVADQTSFIGNNHSQCLQCLIRSPSLAITTAKHFANPSTQSALVPVYFWDVLLEGPVSDQPE
- the LOC125727773 gene encoding putative uncharacterized protein DDB_G0290521 isoform X2 translates to MGPPSLAKTQTPSAVADQTSFIGKNHRQTPSAVADQTSFIGNNHSQTPSAVADQTSFIGTNHSQTPSAVADQTSFIGNNHSQTPSAVADQTFFIGSSHSQTPSAVADQTSFIGNNHSQTPSVVADQTSFIGNNHSQTPSAVADQTSFIGNNHSQTPSAVADQTSFIGNNHSQTPSAVADQTSFIGNNHSQTPSAVADQTSFIGNNHSQTPSAVADQTSFIGNNHSQTPSAVADQTFIGNNHSQTPSAVADQTSFIGSNHSQTPSAVADQTSFIGSNHSQTPSAVANQTSFIGNNCSQTSSAVADRTSFIGNNHRQTVSAVADQTSFIGNNHSQTPSAVADQTFIGNNHSLTPSAVADQTSFIGNNHSQTPSAVADQTSFIGNNHSQTSSAVADWISFIGNNQSQTPSAVADQTSFIGNNHSQCLQCLIRSPSLAITTAKHFANPSTQSALVPVYFWDVLLEGPVSDQPE